From Hydra vulgaris chromosome 15, alternate assembly HydraT2T_AEP, one genomic window encodes:
- the LOC136091595 gene encoding uncharacterized protein LOC136091595, with translation MSRTRNFSMRKLNLQKTTEGNLKRLETFFLKNQYPDSNERHHIAKTLGMHPKKVHIWFGNRRSRWHSMKAEQLNGENKRLRKNQTSFENDLQKPIKLIHSPQMLKPDVLDKLNNDKQFLGVSKEKYCKKIKNDKVEKDESYGDNRSDTDKIHYEFRINKAVVKN, from the exons ATGTCGAGAACTAg aAATTTCAGTATGAGAAAACTtaatttgcaaaaaactacCGAAGGAAATTTAAAACGGTTAGagacattttttcttaaaaatcaaTATCCAGACAGCAATGAAAGACACCACATTGCGAAAACACTTGGAATGCATCCTAAAAAG GTTCACATATGGTTTGGGAACAGACGATCGCGTTGGCATTCGATGAAAGCAGAACAACTAAATGgagaaaataaaagattgagaaaaaatcaaacaagttTTG AAAACGACTTACAAAAGCCAATCAAATTAATCCATTCACCTCAAATGCTAAAACCAGACGTACTCGATAAATTGAATAATGATAAACAATTTCTCGGAGTaagcaaagaaaaatattgcaaaaaaataaaaaacgataaaGTAGAAAAAGATGAGAGCTACGGAGACAATAGATCCGACACAGATAAGATTCATTATgagtttagaataaataaagcagtagttaaaaattga